In a genomic window of Polyodon spathula isolate WHYD16114869_AA chromosome 21, ASM1765450v1, whole genome shotgun sequence:
- the usp10 gene encoding ubiquitin carboxyl-terminal hydrolase 10 isoform X2, producing MSLKNKLTGSMASHSNQYIFGEFSPDEFNHFFVTPRCYVELPPFNDKVPCVSQSSGEDYQCIKFGVDEVIDLESVGQKDSMYKVSSTLNPQAPEFILGSQPSQKVLDNFQATDSSGFNSIDCQHSEPSSVDSNRACLDMDMDMDGTSGSLGQRERKKKKKRPPGYYSYLEGSSSSNSNSSSSSSSARVHPETHLVVGLVNGHALNATGLGSLGSEEVGTAAETASEFPRSSTGSSTTTPTIITTISPTTVSSAINRRTCESPDDTIFDFMSGAISLSDSNNAATSSSSSQSSGVAEGGRTAEQRPEPCTLGNTELLFSGRDSPSPTPPSSSMRTSLPQASCVVTASSAASVNAANDTARTTTDEEEEEEEEEKEIMTSSVSNGQVVAESSGCGEAQQDSAELLQQQLEAPEGSDAEAKLAEDLGLSAAPQAISAGGTAAAPPSKSWASLFHNSKPPPGGPVAYVEIKSMPPSSTANTSSTDQAPELPGEVKESPIHVSEDPMAPKLAELIENVKLIHKPVSLQPRGLINKGNWCYINATLQALIACPPMYHLMKSIPMFSEPQRSCTSTPMIDNFVRLVNEFSNMPVSSKGKQQAAGDKIVKDVRPGIPFEPTYIYTLLTVIKSSLSEKGRQEDAEEFLGFILNGLHEEMLSLIKLISPQEEQVSTVNGPDSGPGLEEKAENEEGSEDEWEQVGPKNKTSITRQADFIHTPITDIFGGHIRSVVYQQSSKESATLQPFFSLQLDIQSEKIRTVQEALETLVARECVQGYTTKSKQEIEISRRVTLEELPPVLVLHLKRFVYEKTGGCQKLIKNIEYPVDLEISKDLLSPGVRSKIFKGQRSYRLFAVVYHHGNSATGGHYTTDVFHIGRNGWLRIDDQAVKVINQYQVVKQTAERTAYLLYYRRIDLL from the exons TATATCTTTGGGGAGTTCAGCCCTGACGAATTCAATCACTTCTTTGTGACTCCCCGCTGTTATGTCGag CTTCCCCCATTCAATGACAAAGTCCCATGTGTCAGTCAGTCCTCTG GAGAGGATTATCAGTGTATCAAGTTTGGGGTGGATGAGGTTATTGATCTGGAGTCTGTTGGACAGAAAGATTCCATGTACAAAGTTTCCAGCACTCTTAACCCCCAAGCTCCTGAGTTCATTCTGGGCAGCCAACCCTCACAGAAAGTCCTGGACAACTTTCAGGCTACTGACTCCAGCGGGTTCAACTCCATTGACTGCCAACACTCTGAGCCCTCATCTGTGGACAGCAACAGGGCTTGCCTGGACATGGACATGGACATGGACGGGACTTCGGGCAGCCTGGGGCAGCGGGAgcggaaaaagaagaaaaagcgaCCACCAGGATATTACAGTTATTTGGAGGGGTCTAGTAgtagcaacagcaacagcagcagcagcagcagcagtgctcGCGTCCACCCTGAAACACACCTGGTAGTTGGACTGGTCAATGGACATGCACTGAATGCTACTGGCCTTGGCAGCTTGGGATCAGAGGAGGTGGGGACAGCTGCAGAGACCGCTTCTGAATTTCCCAGGAGTAGCACTGGCAGCAGCACTACCACCCCCACTATTATTACTACCATTTCACCCACAACAGTGTCGTCAGCCATCAATCGTAGGACTTGTGAAAGCCCTGACGACACTATTTTTGACTTTATGAGCGGAGCCATATCCTTATCGGACAGTAACAACGCAgccacctcctcttcctcctcccagAGCAGTGGGGTGGCGGAGGGAGGCAGGACTGCTGAGCAGCGGCCCGAGCCTTGCACTCTGGGGAACACTGAACTGCTATTTAGTGGAAGGGACAGTCCTAGTCCCACTCCTCCCTCTTCCTCAATGAGGACATCACTTCCGCAGGCATCTTGCGTTGTTACTGCTTCTTCTGCTGCTAGTGTTAACGCTGCCAATGACACAGCTCGTACTACTactgatgaggaggaggaggaggaggaggaggagaaggagatcATGACCAGCTCTGTTTCCAACGGGCAGGTGGTTGCTGAGAGTTCTGGCTGTGGGGAAGCACAACAGGACTCGGCTGAGCTACTGCAACAACAGCTGGAGGCCCCTGAAGGCTCTGATGCTGAGGCAAAGCTAGCAGAAGATCTGGGTTTGTCTGCTGCTCCTCAGGCAATATCAGCGGGTGGTACTGCAGCCGCCCCCCCTTCCAAATCCTGGGCCAGCCTCTTTCACAATTCCAAGCCCCCTCCGGGTGGGCCAGTGGCTTACGTGGAAATAAAAAGCATGCCGCCCTCCTCCACTGCCAATACCTCAAGCACAGATCAGGCCCCTGAGCTACCAGGAGAGGTTAAAGAGAGTCCTATTCATGTGTCTGAGGATCCCATGGCTCCTAAGCTTGCAG agTTGATTGAGAATGTGAAGCTGATACACAAGCCAGTGTCGTTGCAACCAAGAGGGCTGATCAACAAGGGAAACTGGTGCTACATCAATGCT ACTCTACAGGCTCTGATTGCTTGCCCCCCAATGTATCACCTGATGAAGTCCATTCCAATGTTCAGTGAACCCCAGAGGTCGTGCACTTCCACACCCATGATTGACAACTT tgttcgACTTGTGAATGAGTTCAGCAATATGCCTGTATCTTCCAAGGGAAAACAGCAAG CTGCTGGAGACAAAATAGTGAAAGATGTCCGACCCGGGATTCCCTTTGAACCCACCTACATCTATACACTGCTTACTGTCATCAAGTCCAGCCTCTCGGAGAAG GGTCGCCAGGAGGATGCAGAGGAGTTTCTGGGCTTCATTCTAAATGGACTACATGAGGAGATGTTGTCGCTGATAAAACTAATCTCTCCACAAGAGGAAC AAGTTTCTACAGTAAATGGTCCAGATTCCGGGCCTGGATTAGAAGAGAAGGCAGAGAACGAGGAAGGTAGCGAGGATGAGTGGGAGCAAGTGGGACCCAAAAATAAAACCTCCATTACCCGACAGGCAGATTTCATTCACACCCCTATTACTGACATCTTCGGAGGGCACATCAG GTCTGTGGTTTACCAGCAGAGCTCGAAGGAGTCAGCGACACTGCAGCCCTTCTTCTCACTACAGTTGGACATTCAGTCAGAGAAGATCCGCACAGTGCAGGAGGCTCTTGAGACACTGGTGGCGCGCGAGTGTGTTCAGGGATACACCACTAAAAGCAAGCAGGAG aTTGAGATCAGCCGGAGAGTTACTCTGGAAGAGCTTCCCCCTGTTTTGGTCCTGCATCTTAAGCGGTTTGTTTATGAGAAAACTGGAGGGTGCCAGAAATTGATCAAGAACATAGAATACCCTGTTGATCTGGAAATCAGTAaag ATCTGCTTTCACCAGGAGTGCGAAGCAAGATTTTCAAAGGCCAACGATCCTACAGGCTCTTTGCAG
- the usp10 gene encoding ubiquitin carboxyl-terminal hydrolase 10 isoform X1: MSLKNKLTGSMASHSNQYIFGEFSPDEFNHFFVTPRCYVELPPFNDKVPCVSQSSGEDYQCIKFGVDEVIDLESVGQKDSMYKVSSTLNPQAPEFILGSQPSQKVLDNFQATDSSGFNSIDCQHSEPSSVDSNRACLDMDMDMDGTSGSLGQRERKKKKKRPPGYYSYLEGSSSSNSNSSSSSSSARVHPETHLVVGLVNGHALNATGLGSLGSEEVGTAAETASEFPRSSTGSSTTTPTIITTISPTTVSSAINRRTCESPDDTIFDFMSGAISLSDSNNAATSSSSSQSSGVAEGGRTAEQRPEPCTLGNTELLFSGRDSPSPTPPSSSMRTSLPQASCVVTASSAASVNAANDTARTTTDEEEEEEEEEKEIMTSSVSNGQVVAESSGCGEAQQDSAELLQQQLEAPEGSDAEAKLAEDLGLSAAPQAISAGGTAAAPPSKSWASLFHNSKPPPGGPVAYVEIKSMPPSSTANTSSTDQAPELPGEVKESPIHVSEDPMAPKLAELIENVKLIHKPVSLQPRGLINKGNWCYINATLQALIACPPMYHLMKSIPMFSEPQRSCTSTPMIDNFVRLVNEFSNMPVSSKGKQQAAGDKIVKDVRPGIPFEPTYIYTLLTVIKSSLSEKGRQEDAEEFLGFILNGLHEEMLSLIKLISPQEEQVSTVNGPDSGPGLEEKAENEEGSEDEWEQVGPKNKTSITRQADFIHTPITDIFGGHIRSVVYQQSSKESATLQPFFSLQLDIQSEKIRTVQEALETLVARECVQGYTTKSKQEVGIKNSLFLLSPTGIEISRRVTLEELPPVLVLHLKRFVYEKTGGCQKLIKNIEYPVDLEISKDLLSPGVRSKIFKGQRSYRLFAVVYHHGNSATGGHYTTDVFHIGRNGWLRIDDQAVKVINQYQVVKQTAERTAYLLYYRRIDLL; the protein is encoded by the exons TATATCTTTGGGGAGTTCAGCCCTGACGAATTCAATCACTTCTTTGTGACTCCCCGCTGTTATGTCGag CTTCCCCCATTCAATGACAAAGTCCCATGTGTCAGTCAGTCCTCTG GAGAGGATTATCAGTGTATCAAGTTTGGGGTGGATGAGGTTATTGATCTGGAGTCTGTTGGACAGAAAGATTCCATGTACAAAGTTTCCAGCACTCTTAACCCCCAAGCTCCTGAGTTCATTCTGGGCAGCCAACCCTCACAGAAAGTCCTGGACAACTTTCAGGCTACTGACTCCAGCGGGTTCAACTCCATTGACTGCCAACACTCTGAGCCCTCATCTGTGGACAGCAACAGGGCTTGCCTGGACATGGACATGGACATGGACGGGACTTCGGGCAGCCTGGGGCAGCGGGAgcggaaaaagaagaaaaagcgaCCACCAGGATATTACAGTTATTTGGAGGGGTCTAGTAgtagcaacagcaacagcagcagcagcagcagcagtgctcGCGTCCACCCTGAAACACACCTGGTAGTTGGACTGGTCAATGGACATGCACTGAATGCTACTGGCCTTGGCAGCTTGGGATCAGAGGAGGTGGGGACAGCTGCAGAGACCGCTTCTGAATTTCCCAGGAGTAGCACTGGCAGCAGCACTACCACCCCCACTATTATTACTACCATTTCACCCACAACAGTGTCGTCAGCCATCAATCGTAGGACTTGTGAAAGCCCTGACGACACTATTTTTGACTTTATGAGCGGAGCCATATCCTTATCGGACAGTAACAACGCAgccacctcctcttcctcctcccagAGCAGTGGGGTGGCGGAGGGAGGCAGGACTGCTGAGCAGCGGCCCGAGCCTTGCACTCTGGGGAACACTGAACTGCTATTTAGTGGAAGGGACAGTCCTAGTCCCACTCCTCCCTCTTCCTCAATGAGGACATCACTTCCGCAGGCATCTTGCGTTGTTACTGCTTCTTCTGCTGCTAGTGTTAACGCTGCCAATGACACAGCTCGTACTACTactgatgaggaggaggaggaggaggaggaggagaaggagatcATGACCAGCTCTGTTTCCAACGGGCAGGTGGTTGCTGAGAGTTCTGGCTGTGGGGAAGCACAACAGGACTCGGCTGAGCTACTGCAACAACAGCTGGAGGCCCCTGAAGGCTCTGATGCTGAGGCAAAGCTAGCAGAAGATCTGGGTTTGTCTGCTGCTCCTCAGGCAATATCAGCGGGTGGTACTGCAGCCGCCCCCCCTTCCAAATCCTGGGCCAGCCTCTTTCACAATTCCAAGCCCCCTCCGGGTGGGCCAGTGGCTTACGTGGAAATAAAAAGCATGCCGCCCTCCTCCACTGCCAATACCTCAAGCACAGATCAGGCCCCTGAGCTACCAGGAGAGGTTAAAGAGAGTCCTATTCATGTGTCTGAGGATCCCATGGCTCCTAAGCTTGCAG agTTGATTGAGAATGTGAAGCTGATACACAAGCCAGTGTCGTTGCAACCAAGAGGGCTGATCAACAAGGGAAACTGGTGCTACATCAATGCT ACTCTACAGGCTCTGATTGCTTGCCCCCCAATGTATCACCTGATGAAGTCCATTCCAATGTTCAGTGAACCCCAGAGGTCGTGCACTTCCACACCCATGATTGACAACTT tgttcgACTTGTGAATGAGTTCAGCAATATGCCTGTATCTTCCAAGGGAAAACAGCAAG CTGCTGGAGACAAAATAGTGAAAGATGTCCGACCCGGGATTCCCTTTGAACCCACCTACATCTATACACTGCTTACTGTCATCAAGTCCAGCCTCTCGGAGAAG GGTCGCCAGGAGGATGCAGAGGAGTTTCTGGGCTTCATTCTAAATGGACTACATGAGGAGATGTTGTCGCTGATAAAACTAATCTCTCCACAAGAGGAAC AAGTTTCTACAGTAAATGGTCCAGATTCCGGGCCTGGATTAGAAGAGAAGGCAGAGAACGAGGAAGGTAGCGAGGATGAGTGGGAGCAAGTGGGACCCAAAAATAAAACCTCCATTACCCGACAGGCAGATTTCATTCACACCCCTATTACTGACATCTTCGGAGGGCACATCAG GTCTGTGGTTTACCAGCAGAGCTCGAAGGAGTCAGCGACACTGCAGCCCTTCTTCTCACTACAGTTGGACATTCAGTCAGAGAAGATCCGCACAGTGCAGGAGGCTCTTGAGACACTGGTGGCGCGCGAGTGTGTTCAGGGATACACCACTAAAAGCAAGCAGGAGGTGGGAATCAAGaactctctcttccttctctctccaacAGGG aTTGAGATCAGCCGGAGAGTTACTCTGGAAGAGCTTCCCCCTGTTTTGGTCCTGCATCTTAAGCGGTTTGTTTATGAGAAAACTGGAGGGTGCCAGAAATTGATCAAGAACATAGAATACCCTGTTGATCTGGAAATCAGTAaag ATCTGCTTTCACCAGGAGTGCGAAGCAAGATTTTCAAAGGCCAACGATCCTACAGGCTCTTTGCAG